A genomic stretch from Malus domestica chromosome 15, GDT2T_hap1 includes:
- the LOC103427477 gene encoding very-long-chain (3R)-3-hydroxyacyl-CoA dehydratase PASTICCINO 2A-like: protein MEICHRHQSSTAGLLSALRRLYLSLYNWTVFLGWFQVLRLALKTLSESGHQHVYNAVERPLLLAQSAAVLEIVHGLVGLVRSPVTATLPQIGSRLYLTWGILWSFPETRSHMLVCSLVISWSITEIIRYSFFGMKEALGFAPSWLLWLRYSTFILLYPTGITSEVGLIYIALPHMKNSEKYSIKMPNKWNFCFDYFYAAIVALGIYVPGSPYMYGYMLGQRKKALAKAKGE from the exons ATGGAA ATCTGCCATAGACATCAGTCATCAACGGCGGGACTATTATCCGCTCTCAGGCGCCTTTACCTCTCCCTCTACAACTGGACTGTCTTCCTTGGATG GTTTCAGGTACTGCGTCTTGCTCTCAAGACTCTCAGTGAATCCGGCCACCAACATGTTTACAATGCCGTCGAACGCCCTCTTCTTCTCGCCCAGTCCGCCGCCGTTTTGGAG ATTGTTCATGGGCTAGTGG GTTTGGTGAGATCTCCAGTAACAGCAACACTGCCGCAAATCGGTTCACGATTGTATCTGACATGGGGAATCCTGTGGAGTTTTCCTGAG ACTCGGAGTCATATGCTAGTGTGCTCTTTGGTCATCAGCTGGTCTATCACCGAG ATTATTCGATACTCTTTCTTTGGCATGAAGGAGGCTCTTGGTTTTGCACCTTCATGGCTCTTGTGGCTCAG GTATagcaccttcatcttgttgtaTCCAACTGGCATCACAAGTGAAGTTGGTCTAATATATATTGCCCTGCCACACATGAAG AACTCTGAGAAGTATTCTATAAAGATGCCAAACAAGTGGAACTTCTGTTTCGATTACTTCTATGCTGCAATAGTTGCCCTAGGAATCTATGTCCCAG GGAGTCCTTACATGTACGGGTATATGCTTGGACAGAGGAAAAAAGCTCTTGCAAAGGCCAAAGGGGAGTAG
- the LOC103427463 gene encoding guanosine nucleotide diphosphate dissociation inhibitor At5g09550 has product MDEEYDVIVLGTGLKECILSGLLSVDGLKVLHMDRNDYYGGESTSLNLNQLWKQFRGEDKPPETLGSSREYNVDMIPKFMMANGALVRVLIHTDVTKYLNFKAVDGSFVYNKGKVHKVPANDVEALKSPLMGLFEKRRARKFFIYVQDYDENDPKSHEGLDLNKVTARELISKYGLDDNTVDFIGHALALQQDDNYLAEPAMDFVKRMKLYAESLARFQGGSPYIYPLYGLGELPQAFARLSAVYGGTYMLSKPECKVEFENGKAIGVTSEGETAKCKKVVCDPSYLPNKVKIVGKVARAICIMSHPIPNTNDSHSVQVILPQKQLGRKSDMYLFCCSYSHNVAAKGKYIAFVLTEAETDNPQVELKPGTDLLGAVDEIFFDTYDRYEPTNQGDGDNCFISASYDATTHFETTVQDVIAMYSKITGKALDLSVDLSAASAAEE; this is encoded by the exons ATGGATGAAGAATACGACGTCATCGTCCTCGGAACCGGCCTCAAAGAGTGCATTCTCAGCGGCCTCCTCTCAGTTGATGGTCTCAAG GTACTGCATATGGATAGGAACGACTATTATGGAGGAGAGTCTACCTCACTCAATCTCAACCAG CTCTGGAAGCAATTCAGGGGCGAGGATAAGCCTCCagaaactttgggctcaagtaGAGAGTACAATGTTGATATGATCCCCAAG TTCATGATGGCCAacggagctttggttcgtgtcCTGATTCACACTGACGTTACTAAATATCTGAATTTCAAGGCTGTAGATGGTAGTTTCGTGTATAACAAAGGGAAG GTCCACAAAGTACCAGCTAATGATGTGGAAGCACTGAAATCTCCACTTATGGGATTATTCGAGAAGCGGAGAGCTCGAAAGTTTTTCATTTATGTGCAGGACTATGACGAGAATGATCCAAAATCTCATGAAGGACTGGACCTCAACAAAGTCACAGCACGAGAGCTTATTTC GAAGTACGGGCTAGATGACAATACTGTCGATTTCATTGGGCATGCACTGGCTCTCCAGCAAGATGATAATTACTTGGCCGAGCCAGCTATGGATTTTGTGAAGAGGATGAAG TTATATGCAGAGTCACTCGCACGCTTTCAAGGAGGATCTCCTTATATTTATCCCCTGTACGGTCTAGGAGAGCTCCCCCAG GCATTTGCTCGGTTGAGTGCTGTTTATGGCGGCACCTACATGCTCAGCAAGCCAGAATGCAAG GTAGAGTTTGAAAACGGGAAGGCCATTGGTGTGACTTCTGAAGGAGAAACTGCAAAATGCAAAAAAGTTGTATGTGATCCTTCATATTTGCCTAACAAG GTGAAAATAGTAGGGAAAGTTGCCCGTGCGATATGTATTATGAGTCATCCAATCCCAAACACCAATGATTCTCACTCAGTCCAGGTTATTCTACCCCAGAAGCAACTTGGACGTAAATCTGATAT GTACTTGTTTTGCTGCTCCTACTCCCACAATGTAGCTGCGAAAGGGAAATACATTGCTTTTGTGTTAACGGAGGCAGAGACTGATAATCCTCAGGTGGAACTGAAGCCTGGAACAGATCTCCTTGGGGCTGTAGATGAAATCTTTTTTGACACTTACGACAGATACGAACCTACTAACCAGGGTGATGGTGACAATTGTTTCATATCCGCG AGTTACGACGCAACGACACACTTTGAGACTACCGTCCAAGATGTGATTGCCATGTACAGCAAGATAACTGGAAAG GCCCTTGACTTGAGTGTGGATTTGAGTGCTGCCAGTGCCGCTGAAGAATGA